In Bacillus sp. Cs-700, one genomic interval encodes:
- a CDS encoding DUF1294 domain-containing protein — protein MIFFIYLVLINSGSFILMGVDKRRAKKRARRISEKTLWLFIVIGGSMGGYLGMKRFRHKTKHSQFIYGIPAVMIVQILLISGSIYLNK, from the coding sequence ATTATATTCTTTATATATTTGGTTCTTATTAATAGTGGAAGTTTTATTCTAATGGGAGTAGACAAACGAAGAGCAAAAAAGAGAGCGCGAAGGATTTCAGAGAAGACGTTGTGGCTTTTTATTGTAATTGGAGGGAGTATGGGAGGGTATCTTGGTATGAAACGATTTAGACATAAAACGAAGCATTCTCAATTTATTTACGGCATTCCTGCAGTTATGATTGTACAAATCCTTTTGATAAGCGGTTCTATTTACTTGAATAAGTAA
- the rplT gene encoding 50S ribosomal protein L20, whose protein sequence is MPRVKGGYVTRRRRKRTLKLAKGYYGSKSLLFKVANQQVMKSNMYAYRDRRQKKRDFRKLWITRINAAARLNGLSYSRLMFGLKTAGIDINRKMLAELAVNDEKAFAELASKAKENLK, encoded by the coding sequence AGGTGGCTACGTAACACGTCGCAGACGTAAAAGAACGTTAAAACTCGCAAAAGGATATTACGGATCGAAGTCTTTGCTTTTCAAAGTTGCTAATCAGCAAGTTATGAAATCAAATATGTACGCTTACCGTGACCGTCGTCAGAAAAAACGCGACTTCCGTAAGCTTTGGATCACTCGTATCAATGCGGCAGCTCGTTTGAACGGACTTTCTTACAGCCGTTTGATGTTTGGTCTTAAAACAGCTGGTATCGACATCAACCGTAAAATGCTTGCTGAGCTAGCAGTTAACGACGAAAAAGCGTTTGCTGAACTAGCATCAAAAGCAAAAGAAAACTTGAAATAA